The Thamnophis elegans isolate rThaEle1 chromosome 15, rThaEle1.pri, whole genome shotgun sequence genome includes a window with the following:
- the NDST2 gene encoding bifunctional heparan sulfate N-deacetylase/N-sulfotransferase 2 isoform X1, whose protein sequence is MIQLWKVVRHVRQLELHRLILLLIAFSLVSMCFLAYYVTNSPKIKEPPPLPFSDCSNQHRILIQPQASWRLTKSVDNSHTDPVVLVFVESIYSQLGQEIVAILESSRFKYRTEIAPGKGDMPTLMDKDHGRYALIIYENILKYVNLDTWNRDLLDKYCVEYGVGIIGFFKANENSLLSAQLKGFPLFLHSNLGLRDYHINPSAPLLYVTQANEVEQGPLPGDDWTVFQSNHTTYEPVLMASTKSSESIPHLTTHKALHATVVQDLGLHDGIQRVLFGNNLNFWLHKLIFVDAIAYLTGKRLCLTLDRYILVDIDDIFVGKEGTRMKVSDVEALLNTQNKLRALVPNFTFNLGFSGKFYHTGTDEEDEGDDMLLKNRKEFWWFPHMWSHMQPHLFHNVTVLAEQMKLNKQFALEHGIPTDMGYAVAPHHSGVYPVHAQLYEAWKSVWDIGVTSTEEYPHLRPARYRRGFIHNGIMVLPRQTCGLFTHTIFYNEYPGGSKELDKSIRGGELFLTVLLNPISIFMTHLSNYGNDRLGLYTFESLVKFVQCWTNLRIRTLPPMQLAKKYFEIFSEEKNPLWQNPCDDKRHKDIWSKEKTCDRLPKFLIIGPQKTGTTAVHFFLSMHPAVTSNFPSPSTFEEIQFFNGPNYHKGIDWYMEFFPIPSNASTDFMFEKSANYFDTEVVPKRSAALLPQAKIIAVLINPADRAYSWYQHQRAHNDPVALNYTFYQTISAGPKAPQELHNLQSRCLNPGLYSVHLDRWLTYFPSGQILIVDGQELRQSPSSIMENIQRFLGITPLLNYTQALKYDDAKGFWCQLLDGGKTKCLGKSKGRKYPEMDSSSRMFLADFYHEHNIELSKLLNTLRQPLPTWLREELQNSSWS, encoded by the exons ATGATTCAGCTGTGGAAAGTGGTGAGGCATGTGCGACAGTTGGAGCTCCACAGACTGATCCTGCTGCTCATTGCCTTCAGTCTGGTCTCCATGTGCTTCCTGGCTTACTATGTCACTAACAGTCCCAAAATCAAGGAACCTCCCCCGCTTCCCTTCAGCGATTGCAGTAACCAACACAGGATCCTCATCCAACCCCAGGCAAGTTGGAGGCTTACAAAATCAGTTGACAATTCACACACAGACCCTGTGGTGCTAGTTTTTGTGGAAAGCATTTATTCCCAATTGGGTCAAGAGATTGTGGCCATCTTAGAATCTAGTCGGTTTAAATACAGGACAGAGATTGCTCCTGGAAAAGGAGACATGCCCACTCTAATGGACAAGGACCATGGTCGCTATGCTCTGATTATCTATGAGAATATCCTTAAATATGTGAACCTGGATACCTGGAACAGGGACCTTTTGGACAAATACTGTGTAGAATATGGAGTAGGAATCATCGGTTTCTTCAAGGCAAACGAGAACAGCTTACTTAGTGCTCAGCTCAAAGGCTTTCCTCTCTTCCTACATTCCAATTTGGGATTGCGTGATTATCACATCAATCCTAGTGCCCCACTTCTGTATGTTACCCAGGCTAATGAAGTGGAGCAGGGCCCTCTGCCTGGGGACGACTGGACAGTGTTCCAGTCAAATCACACAACCTATGAACCCGTATTGATGGCCAGCACCAAATCGTCTGAGTCAATCCCTCACCTGACTACGCACAAAGCTCTGCATGCAACAGTGGTTCAGGATCTTGGTCTCCATGATGGTATCCAGAGGGTACTTTTTGGTAATAATCTCAATTTCTGGTTGCACAAGCTCATCTTTGTTGATGCTATTGCTTACCTGACTGGCAAGCGTCTCTGTCTGACCCTTGACCGCTACATCCTTGTGGACATTGATGATATCTTTGTGGGCAAAGAAGGGACACGCATGAAGGTGTCTGATGTAGAG GCTCTTTTAAACACTCAGAACAAGTTGAGGGCGCTGGTTCCCAATTTCACTTTCAATCTGGGATTCTCTGGGAAATTCTACCACACTG GTACAGATGAGGAAGATGAAGGAGATGATATGCTCTTGAAGAACAGGAAGGAATTCTGGTGGTTTCCTCATATGTGGAGTCACATGCAGCCACATCTCTTTCACAACGTTACTGTCTTGGCAGAGCAAATGAAACTCAACAAGCAGTTTGCTTTG GAACATGGAATTCCTACAGACATGGGCTATGCAGTAGCCCCCCACCACTCAGGGGTTTATCCAGTTCATGCCCAACTCTATGAAGCATGGAAAAGTGTCTGGGACATTGGGGTGACCAGCACAGAGGAATATCCTCATCTTCGACCTGCCCGATATCGCCGAGGGTTCATCCATAACGGAATCATG GTGTTGCCTCGCCAGACTTGTGGTCTTTTTACTCACACTATATTCTATAATGAGTACCCTGGTGGATCCAAGGAATTAGACAAGAGCATTCGTGGTGGAGAACTTTTCCTGACGGTGCTCCTGAACCCA ATCAGCATCTTCATGACCCACTTGTCGAATTACGGCAATGACCGGCTTGGGCTCTACACTTTTGAAAGCCTTGTCAAATTTGTGCAGTGCTGGACCAATCTTCGTATTCGGACTTTGCCTCCCATGCAGTTGGCcaaaaagtattttgaaatattttcagaagAAAAGAACCCTCTGTGGCAG AACCCTTGTGATGACAAGCGACATAAGGATATCTGGTCAAAAGAGAAGACATGTGACCGGCTTCCCAAGTTCCTTATTATTGGTCCTCAAAAAACTG GAACAACTGCtgtgcatttctttctctccatgcaCCCAGCTGTGACTAGCAATTTCCCAAGCCCATCCACCTTTGAAGAGATCCAGTTCTTTAATGGACCCAACTATCACAAAGGAATTGATTG GTACATGGAATTCTTCCCCATCCCTTCCAATGCCAGCACAGACTTCATGTTTGAGAAAAGTGCCAATTACTTTGACACCGAGGTAGTCCCCAAACGAAGTGCAGCTCTTCTTCCACAGGCCAAAATCATTGCTGTCCTTATCAACCCTGCTGACCGAGCCTACTCTTGGTATCAG catcAACGTGCTCACAATGACCCTGTGGCCCTGAACTACACCTTTTACCAGACCATTTCTGCTGGACCCAAGGCCCCCCAAGAGCTGCATAATCTACAGAGTCGTTGTCTGAATCCTGGATTATATTCGGTACATCTGGACAGATGGCTAACATATTTTCCATCAGGGCAg ATTCTGATAGTTGATGGGCAGGAGCTTCGACAGAGCCCCTCTTCCATTATGGAGAACATTCAACGGTTTCTGGGAATTACACCACTGCTCAACTACACACAAGCACTAAA GTATGATGACGCAAAGGGATTTTGGTGCCAGCTGCTTGACGGAGGAAAGACCAAATGCCTGGGGAAGAGTAAAGGGAGAAAATATCCAGAGATGGATTCCTCG TCCCGGATGTTCCTGGCAGATTTCTACCATGAGCACAACATTGAATTATCCAAGTTGCTGAATACGCTCAGGCAGCCTCTTCCCACGTGGCTCAGGGAGGAGCTGCAGAATTCAAGCTGGAGCTGA
- the NDST2 gene encoding bifunctional heparan sulfate N-deacetylase/N-sulfotransferase 2 isoform X2, translating into MIQLWKVVRHVRQLELHRLILLLIAFSLVSMCFLAYYVTNSPKIKEPPPLPFSDCSNQHRILIQPQALLNTQNKLRALVPNFTFNLGFSGKFYHTGTDEEDEGDDMLLKNRKEFWWFPHMWSHMQPHLFHNVTVLAEQMKLNKQFALEHGIPTDMGYAVAPHHSGVYPVHAQLYEAWKSVWDIGVTSTEEYPHLRPARYRRGFIHNGIMVLPRQTCGLFTHTIFYNEYPGGSKELDKSIRGGELFLTVLLNPISIFMTHLSNYGNDRLGLYTFESLVKFVQCWTNLRIRTLPPMQLAKKYFEIFSEEKNPLWQNPCDDKRHKDIWSKEKTCDRLPKFLIIGPQKTGTTAVHFFLSMHPAVTSNFPSPSTFEEIQFFNGPNYHKGIDWYMEFFPIPSNASTDFMFEKSANYFDTEVVPKRSAALLPQAKIIAVLINPADRAYSWYQHQRAHNDPVALNYTFYQTISAGPKAPQELHNLQSRCLNPGLYSVHLDRWLTYFPSGQILIVDGQELRQSPSSIMENIQRFLGITPLLNYTQALKYDDAKGFWCQLLDGGKTKCLGKSKGRKYPEMDSSSRMFLADFYHEHNIELSKLLNTLRQPLPTWLREELQNSSWS; encoded by the exons ATGATTCAGCTGTGGAAAGTGGTGAGGCATGTGCGACAGTTGGAGCTCCACAGACTGATCCTGCTGCTCATTGCCTTCAGTCTGGTCTCCATGTGCTTCCTGGCTTACTATGTCACTAACAGTCCCAAAATCAAGGAACCTCCCCCGCTTCCCTTCAGCGATTGCAGTAACCAACACAGGATCCTCATCCAACCCCAG GCTCTTTTAAACACTCAGAACAAGTTGAGGGCGCTGGTTCCCAATTTCACTTTCAATCTGGGATTCTCTGGGAAATTCTACCACACTG GTACAGATGAGGAAGATGAAGGAGATGATATGCTCTTGAAGAACAGGAAGGAATTCTGGTGGTTTCCTCATATGTGGAGTCACATGCAGCCACATCTCTTTCACAACGTTACTGTCTTGGCAGAGCAAATGAAACTCAACAAGCAGTTTGCTTTG GAACATGGAATTCCTACAGACATGGGCTATGCAGTAGCCCCCCACCACTCAGGGGTTTATCCAGTTCATGCCCAACTCTATGAAGCATGGAAAAGTGTCTGGGACATTGGGGTGACCAGCACAGAGGAATATCCTCATCTTCGACCTGCCCGATATCGCCGAGGGTTCATCCATAACGGAATCATG GTGTTGCCTCGCCAGACTTGTGGTCTTTTTACTCACACTATATTCTATAATGAGTACCCTGGTGGATCCAAGGAATTAGACAAGAGCATTCGTGGTGGAGAACTTTTCCTGACGGTGCTCCTGAACCCA ATCAGCATCTTCATGACCCACTTGTCGAATTACGGCAATGACCGGCTTGGGCTCTACACTTTTGAAAGCCTTGTCAAATTTGTGCAGTGCTGGACCAATCTTCGTATTCGGACTTTGCCTCCCATGCAGTTGGCcaaaaagtattttgaaatattttcagaagAAAAGAACCCTCTGTGGCAG AACCCTTGTGATGACAAGCGACATAAGGATATCTGGTCAAAAGAGAAGACATGTGACCGGCTTCCCAAGTTCCTTATTATTGGTCCTCAAAAAACTG GAACAACTGCtgtgcatttctttctctccatgcaCCCAGCTGTGACTAGCAATTTCCCAAGCCCATCCACCTTTGAAGAGATCCAGTTCTTTAATGGACCCAACTATCACAAAGGAATTGATTG GTACATGGAATTCTTCCCCATCCCTTCCAATGCCAGCACAGACTTCATGTTTGAGAAAAGTGCCAATTACTTTGACACCGAGGTAGTCCCCAAACGAAGTGCAGCTCTTCTTCCACAGGCCAAAATCATTGCTGTCCTTATCAACCCTGCTGACCGAGCCTACTCTTGGTATCAG catcAACGTGCTCACAATGACCCTGTGGCCCTGAACTACACCTTTTACCAGACCATTTCTGCTGGACCCAAGGCCCCCCAAGAGCTGCATAATCTACAGAGTCGTTGTCTGAATCCTGGATTATATTCGGTACATCTGGACAGATGGCTAACATATTTTCCATCAGGGCAg ATTCTGATAGTTGATGGGCAGGAGCTTCGACAGAGCCCCTCTTCCATTATGGAGAACATTCAACGGTTTCTGGGAATTACACCACTGCTCAACTACACACAAGCACTAAA GTATGATGACGCAAAGGGATTTTGGTGCCAGCTGCTTGACGGAGGAAAGACCAAATGCCTGGGGAAGAGTAAAGGGAGAAAATATCCAGAGATGGATTCCTCG TCCCGGATGTTCCTGGCAGATTTCTACCATGAGCACAACATTGAATTATCCAAGTTGCTGAATACGCTCAGGCAGCCTCTTCCCACGTGGCTCAGGGAGGAGCTGCAGAATTCAAGCTGGAGCTGA